The proteins below come from a single Actinomycetota bacterium genomic window:
- a CDS encoding TetR/AcrR family transcriptional regulator has protein sequence MISGPAAASAPADAGAESGRAVRLPRRERREQLLAAAREVFVAHGYHAAAMDDIAVRAGVSKPVLYQHFPSKLDLYLALLDAGADALVAAVRDALGSTQDNKLRVQATVLAYYAFVDDPAGAYRLVFESDLTNDPAVRGRLEILDRQCADLVSAVIAADTGLSAAQARLLASGLLGMAQVSARRWLRDRDTVPLEDAAALVDLLAWRGIGGFPLSHPSG, from the coding sequence ATGATCAGCGGACCGGCGGCGGCGAGTGCGCCGGCCGATGCCGGAGCCGAGTCCGGCCGCGCCGTACGGCTCCCCCGGCGCGAACGACGCGAACAGCTGCTCGCGGCCGCTCGCGAGGTCTTCGTCGCCCACGGCTACCACGCGGCGGCCATGGACGACATCGCCGTCCGCGCCGGAGTATCGAAACCCGTTCTCTACCAACATTTCCCGAGCAAGTTGGATCTCTACCTGGCGCTGCTGGACGCTGGCGCGGACGCCTTGGTCGCCGCGGTACGGGACGCGCTGGGATCCACGCAGGACAACAAGCTGCGGGTGCAGGCGACCGTGCTCGCCTATTACGCCTTCGTCGACGATCCCGCCGGTGCCTACCGGCTGGTGTTCGAAAGCGACCTCACCAACGACCCGGCGGTGCGGGGGCGACTGGAGATTCTCGACCGACAGTGCGCCGACCTGGTCAGTGCGGTGATCGCCGCTGACACCGGGCTGTCGGCGGCTCAGGCGCGACTGCTCGCCTCGGGCCTGCTCGGGATGGCGCAGGTCAGCGCGCGGCGATGGCTTCGTGACCGCGACACCGTCCCGCTCGAGGACGCTGCGGCACTCGTGGATCTGCTGGCCTGGCGCGGCATCGGCGGCTTCCCGCTGTCGCATCCGTCGGGCTGA
- a CDS encoding alkyl hydroperoxide reductase has product MSLETLRAGIPDWAKDTRLNLGSIVGTPATLSEQQHWGAVLASAAAVRSPRVLVELLEEARGHLSEAAVTAALSAASIMAMNNVYYRSRHLLDGRYDDLPARLRMQIIGSPGVPKVDFELWAISVSAINGCGSCLESHEHVVREGGLSREQVHDALRIAAVVSAAAQAVDTAAVLQAV; this is encoded by the coding sequence GTGTCGCTGGAGACGCTGCGCGCGGGAATTCCCGACTGGGCCAAGGACACCCGGCTCAACCTCGGCTCGATCGTCGGTACGCCGGCGACGCTGTCCGAGCAGCAGCACTGGGGCGCGGTGCTCGCCTCTGCTGCGGCGGTTCGCTCGCCGCGAGTGCTGGTCGAACTGCTGGAGGAGGCACGCGGACACCTCTCGGAGGCGGCGGTGACCGCAGCCCTGTCGGCGGCCTCGATCATGGCGATGAACAACGTCTACTACCGGTCGCGACACCTGCTCGACGGCCGGTACGACGACCTGCCGGCGCGGTTGCGCATGCAGATCATCGGCTCCCCCGGCGTACCGAAGGTGGACTTCGAGCTGTGGGCGATCTCGGTGTCGGCCATCAACGGCTGCGGTAGCTGCCTGGAGTCTCACGAGCACGTCGTCCGCGAGGGCGGCCTCTCGCGCGAACAGGTGCACGACGCACTGCGCATCGCCGCGGTGGTCTCGGCGGCCGCTCAGGCCGTCGACACCGCCGCGGTCCTGCAGGCGGTCTAG
- a CDS encoding alpha/beta fold hydrolase — protein MTGVPAISGGQHDTVELPPPWPGADVRLADRTLFVREARSTGAQPEPAVMIHGLGGSSLNWTDLMAALQDRLAAVAPDLSGFGASPPPRDGDYSPAGHARGMAALIEHRFGRRAVHVFGNSLGGAVAVQLAARRPDLVASLTLVSPALPDLRPKRTNVHLPIASIPGVGEAALRRYARVDASARTRATLQLCFGDPTRVNPRRFAEAVEELERRDDLPYAGDALLGSLRGLIATYLDAGRDRPWRLAERITCPVLLVYGRADKLVDVRAAHRASRHFRDVRITVLSDTGHVAQIEHPDRVALAWTTLLDRRRPTTP, from the coding sequence ATGACCGGCGTACCGGCGATCAGCGGTGGGCAGCACGACACCGTGGAGTTGCCACCCCCGTGGCCGGGAGCAGACGTCCGGTTGGCCGACCGGACCCTGTTCGTGCGCGAGGCGCGCTCGACCGGGGCCCAGCCGGAGCCGGCGGTGATGATCCACGGACTGGGTGGATCGTCGCTGAACTGGACGGACCTTATGGCGGCGCTGCAGGATCGATTGGCCGCTGTCGCACCGGATCTCAGCGGTTTCGGCGCCTCGCCGCCGCCGCGTGACGGCGACTACAGCCCGGCCGGGCACGCCCGCGGGATGGCCGCCCTCATCGAGCACCGCTTCGGCCGGCGAGCCGTCCACGTCTTCGGCAATTCGCTGGGCGGGGCGGTCGCGGTCCAGCTCGCCGCCCGGCGGCCCGATCTGGTCGCCAGCCTGACGCTGGTCTCGCCGGCGCTGCCGGACCTACGGCCCAAGCGCACCAACGTCCACCTGCCGATCGCGTCCATCCCCGGCGTCGGCGAGGCTGCCCTGCGGCGGTACGCCCGGGTCGATGCCTCGGCGCGGACCCGGGCCACGCTGCAGCTGTGTTTCGGCGACCCGACCCGGGTGAATCCTCGCCGGTTCGCCGAGGCCGTCGAGGAACTGGAACGCCGAGATGACCTGCCGTACGCCGGCGACGCGCTGCTGGGCTCGCTGCGCGGGCTGATCGCGACGTATCTCGACGCCGGGCGGGACCGGCCGTGGCGGCTGGCCGAACGCATCACGTGCCCGGTCCTGCTGGTGTACGGGCGGGCCGACAAGCTGGTCGATGTGCGGGCGGCACACCGCGCGAGCCGGCACTTCCGCGACGTCCGGATCACCGTGCTGTCCGACACCGGGCACGTCGCCCAGATCGAGCACCCCGACCGGGTCGCGCTGGCCTGGACGACTCTGCTCGATCGCCGCCGGCCGACGACGCCGTGA
- a CDS encoding peroxiredoxin → MPLLTIGDAFPEFSLEAVIPGDLSAVDAKKPEDYFTTVTSDDAPGKWKVVFFWPKDFTFVCPTEIAAFGRLNGEFADRDAVVYGASVDTAFVHFAWRTSHDDLKTLPFPMLSDVKRELTSALGVLNADGVADRATFLVDPDGIVQFVMVTAGSVGRNVDEVLRVLDALQTDELCACNWKKGQSTIDAGSLMKAGV, encoded by the coding sequence GTGCCCCTACTCACCATCGGCGACGCATTTCCGGAGTTCTCGCTCGAAGCCGTCATCCCCGGCGACCTGTCGGCCGTCGACGCCAAGAAGCCCGAGGACTACTTCACGACAGTGACGTCGGACGACGCCCCCGGCAAGTGGAAGGTCGTCTTCTTCTGGCCCAAGGACTTCACGTTCGTCTGCCCCACCGAGATCGCGGCGTTCGGCCGGCTCAACGGCGAGTTCGCCGACCGTGACGCGGTCGTGTACGGCGCCTCGGTCGACACCGCGTTCGTGCACTTCGCCTGGCGCACCAGCCACGACGACCTGAAGACCCTGCCGTTCCCGATGCTCAGCGACGTCAAGCGCGAGCTGACCAGCGCACTCGGCGTGCTCAACGCCGACGGCGTCGCCGACCGCGCGACGTTCCTGGTCGACCCCGACGGCATCGTGCAGTTCGTCATGGTCACCGCCGGCTCGGTCGGCCGCAACGTCGACGAGGTGCTGCGGGTGCTCGACGCCCTGCAGACCGACGAGTTGTGCGCGTGCAACTGGAAGAAGGGGCAGTCGACCATCGACGCCGGCAGCCTCATGAAGGCGGGCGTCTGA